A window of Marinobacter salarius contains these coding sequences:
- the dinB gene encoding DNA polymerase IV, whose amino-acid sequence MAQRKIIHVDCDCFYAAVEMRDDPSLREVPLAVGGEGGRGVVSTCNYKARAFGVRSAMPGGEARRLCPGLVTVPPDMARYRAVSKQVMAILRELTDLVEPLSLDEAFLDVSEVTEHKGSATLMAQYLRKRVKGEVGITISAGVAPNKFLAKIASDWKKPDGLFVIRPEDVKGFVQDLKVEKLFGVGQVTAGKLHAMGVATCGDIQALPAESLPEKFGKQGYRLREMAFGRDDRDVVVSRIAKSVSVERTFSQDLPDKRACESVMASLVADLNLRLSRKAGRKPIHKLFIKIRYSDFSTHTLERVRDRIQEPELEDYQPLLNELVTDTGRPVRLLGLGVRFRSDESPVMQLRLFE is encoded by the coding sequence ATGGCCCAGCGCAAGATTATCCATGTAGATTGCGACTGCTTCTACGCCGCCGTGGAAATGCGGGACGATCCCTCATTAAGAGAGGTTCCGTTGGCAGTGGGTGGCGAAGGTGGCCGCGGAGTGGTTTCCACCTGCAACTATAAAGCGAGGGCTTTTGGTGTGCGGTCCGCCATGCCCGGCGGCGAAGCCCGGCGTCTGTGCCCCGGCCTGGTGACCGTGCCGCCGGATATGGCCCGTTACCGGGCGGTGTCGAAACAGGTGATGGCCATCCTGAGGGAGTTGACCGATCTGGTGGAGCCGCTGTCGCTGGACGAGGCCTTCCTGGATGTCAGCGAGGTAACCGAGCATAAGGGCAGTGCCACGCTGATGGCGCAGTACCTGCGCAAGCGAGTGAAAGGCGAGGTGGGTATCACCATTTCCGCCGGCGTGGCCCCCAACAAGTTCCTGGCGAAGATTGCCAGTGACTGGAAAAAGCCTGACGGCCTGTTCGTGATCCGCCCGGAGGACGTCAAGGGTTTCGTTCAGGACCTGAAGGTCGAAAAGCTTTTTGGCGTGGGGCAAGTGACCGCTGGCAAACTTCACGCGATGGGCGTTGCCACCTGTGGCGACATTCAGGCGCTACCCGCTGAATCTCTGCCGGAGAAGTTTGGTAAGCAGGGGTACCGGCTGCGGGAAATGGCGTTCGGCCGTGATGACCGGGATGTGGTGGTGTCGCGTATTGCCAAGTCCGTCAGCGTGGAACGGACCTTTTCCCAGGACCTGCCGGACAAGCGCGCCTGCGAGTCGGTGATGGCCTCGCTGGTGGCTGACCTGAACCTCCGGCTTAGCCGCAAGGCCGGCCGAAAGCCCATTCACAAGCTGTTTATCAAGATTCGTTACAGCGACTTTTCCACCCATACCCTGGAGCGCGTGCGCGACCGGATTCAGGAGCCCGAGCTGGAAGACTATCAGCCGCTGCTGAATGAGCTGGTGACCGATACAGGGCGCCCGGTGCGTCTGTTGGGTCTGGGCGTGCGCTTTCGCAGTGATGAGTCGCCGGTTATGCAACTGCGGCTATTTGAATAA
- the minE gene encoding cell division topological specificity factor MinE: MSFLDYFKSKKNNRSASVAKERLQIIVAHERGQRDQPDYLPELQKELLAVIRKYVQISDDQVQVEVDRNDSCSVLELNVTLPEH, from the coding sequence ATGAGTTTCCTGGATTATTTCAAGAGCAAGAAAAACAACCGGTCCGCCAGCGTTGCCAAGGAACGCCTACAGATCATTGTTGCCCACGAACGGGGTCAGCGCGACCAACCTGACTACCTGCCAGAATTGCAGAAAGAGCTGCTTGCGGTCATCCGCAAGTACGTTCAGATCAGCGATGACCAGGTCCAGGTGGAAGTTGACCGCAACGACAGCTGTTCGGTACTGGAATTGAACGTTACCCTACCGGAACACTGA
- the minD gene encoding septum site-determining protein MinD, producing MARIIVVTSGKGGVGKTTTSASISTGLAKRGHKTVVIDFDVGLRNLDLIMNCERRVVYDFVNVIQGEATLNQALIRDKRVDTLYILPASQTREKEALTKDGVEKVINELSERFDYIVCDSPAGIEHGALMALYYADEAVVVTNPEVSSVRDSDRILGILQSKSRRAEMGQDPVKEHLLLSRYNPDRVDKGEMLSVADVEEILAIPLLGVIPESQVVLNASNQGLPVILEEDSDAGQAYDDAVARLMGEEREHRFMTSQKKGFFSRMFKGG from the coding sequence TTGGCTAGAATCATTGTCGTTACCTCAGGAAAAGGTGGCGTAGGTAAAACCACAACCAGCGCCTCTATCAGCACCGGCCTGGCGAAGCGGGGCCACAAAACCGTGGTGATCGACTTCGACGTGGGCCTGCGTAACCTGGATCTCATCATGAACTGCGAACGCAGGGTGGTGTACGACTTCGTAAATGTGATCCAGGGCGAAGCCACTCTCAACCAGGCACTGATCCGGGACAAACGGGTCGACACCCTGTATATCCTGCCGGCCTCCCAGACCCGGGAAAAGGAAGCCCTGACCAAGGATGGCGTTGAAAAAGTGATCAACGAACTGTCCGAGCGGTTTGACTATATTGTCTGCGACTCTCCCGCCGGCATTGAGCATGGCGCCCTGATGGCACTCTACTACGCCGACGAGGCGGTGGTTGTTACCAATCCCGAAGTGTCCTCGGTTCGGGATTCAGACCGTATTCTCGGCATCCTGCAGAGCAAGTCGCGGAGAGCCGAGATGGGGCAGGACCCCGTAAAGGAACACCTGCTGCTATCCCGCTACAACCCCGACCGGGTGGACAAGGGCGAAATGCTTTCCGTCGCCGACGTTGAAGAAATCCTCGCCATCCCACTGCTGGGCGTGATTCCGGAATCCCAGGTGGTGCTGAATGCTTCCAACCAGGGGCTTCCTGTCATCCTTGAGGAAGACAGCGATGCCGGGCAGGCCTATGATGATGCCGTGGCCCGCCTGATGGGTGAGGAGCGGGAGCATCGCTTTATGACGTCCCAGAAAAAGGGTTTCTTCTCACGGATGTTCAAGGGGGGCTGA
- a CDS encoding START domain-containing protein — translation MQNLRAHGNQRRANGRVNWLAATTVFLLTSGLAFAGLPAEDSENWSLRKETDRIRVYTTDQPDSSFQAFKAVAVLDVPIENLMAVMINPKSCVQWVHNCSESYAFGSGDFNERYAYSVNDMPWPVTDRDYVLRIRTRGQQADGEIVMDLNAIPDQRAEEDDYIRVDKSDTLYRFIPEDGQTRMIWVQHTEPNGSIPGWLVNTLLVDIPIRSMEQLERVAQWDRYQNYELIYDSQGQLKDVVPKAESGDD, via the coding sequence ATGCAAAACCTGAGAGCCCATGGCAACCAACGCCGGGCCAATGGACGCGTCAACTGGCTTGCAGCCACCACCGTTTTCCTGCTGACCTCAGGTTTGGCCTTCGCCGGGCTGCCGGCCGAAGACTCGGAGAACTGGAGCCTCCGCAAGGAAACCGATCGTATCCGGGTCTATACCACTGACCAGCCGGACTCCAGCTTCCAGGCCTTCAAGGCCGTGGCCGTGCTTGATGTGCCGATCGAGAACCTGATGGCGGTTATGATCAACCCCAAGTCTTGCGTTCAGTGGGTTCACAACTGCTCGGAATCCTATGCCTTCGGCTCGGGTGACTTTAATGAGCGTTACGCCTACTCGGTCAACGATATGCCCTGGCCGGTCACCGACCGGGATTACGTGCTACGGATTCGCACCCGAGGCCAGCAGGCCGACGGCGAAATCGTGATGGACCTCAACGCCATTCCCGATCAACGGGCCGAGGAAGATGACTACATCCGTGTCGACAAGTCCGACACCCTTTACCGCTTTATTCCCGAAGACGGCCAGACCCGGATGATCTGGGTTCAACACACTGAGCCAAACGGTTCGATACCCGGCTGGCTGGTCAACACCCTGCTGGTGGACATTCCTATCCGTTCCATGGAGCAGTTGGAACGGGTTGCCCAGTGGGACCGTTACCAGAACTACGAACTGATCTATGACTCGCAGGGCCAACTGAAAGATGTAGTCCCCAAAGCTGAATCAGGGGATGACTAG
- a CDS encoding DUF2804 domain-containing protein yields MKKTNKRLIDDRGRIPYGVLDTPVDVINYRDFDLRTVMDKPRSALARKARFNQFQFISAMAPGWVFGLAVVDLKLVSSAFFYLYDFKTGQMLEQSLTQPLARGTHIEPRPETGVTEFRKGKTCVRITSDGHSRGVSVSGPGDLRIVLNIEADTRPLRLVCPAGYSGWVFTRKSAGLPVSGDIRWQGQNWQCDPRSRAAVDWSCGFMRRETAWNWASLAGVLADGRAVGLNLAAGVNETGMTENALWLEGRCIKLGQARFVFDRYDETAPWQVTTDDGRIDLRFEPSGVRRERLNAWLIASNFRQYIGTFSGSVRDEAGNSIPVDGLRGLMEDHFARW; encoded by the coding sequence ATGAAAAAAACGAACAAGCGACTGATCGATGACCGGGGGCGAATTCCCTACGGCGTATTGGATACACCGGTGGATGTCATCAACTACCGGGACTTTGACCTACGTACGGTGATGGATAAACCGCGCTCGGCCCTGGCCCGTAAAGCCCGTTTTAACCAGTTCCAGTTCATCAGTGCGATGGCGCCGGGATGGGTGTTCGGGCTGGCGGTGGTGGATCTGAAACTGGTCAGTTCGGCGTTTTTCTATCTATACGATTTCAAGACCGGGCAGATGCTGGAGCAGTCCCTGACGCAGCCATTGGCGAGGGGGACTCACATTGAGCCCAGGCCGGAAACCGGGGTGACAGAGTTTCGTAAAGGGAAAACATGCGTTCGCATTACGTCGGACGGCCACTCGCGTGGTGTGTCGGTTTCCGGGCCCGGTGACCTCCGGATAGTCCTGAATATAGAAGCGGACACCCGCCCTCTGCGCCTGGTGTGCCCAGCCGGTTACAGCGGTTGGGTGTTTACCCGTAAATCAGCGGGTCTACCGGTGTCCGGAGACATTCGGTGGCAGGGTCAGAACTGGCAATGCGACCCTCGCTCACGCGCAGCCGTTGATTGGAGTTGCGGCTTTATGAGGCGCGAAACTGCCTGGAACTGGGCGAGTCTGGCAGGGGTGCTGGCAGATGGCCGTGCCGTTGGTCTCAATCTGGCGGCGGGCGTGAATGAAACCGGCATGACGGAAAATGCGCTCTGGTTGGAGGGCCGCTGTATCAAACTCGGGCAGGCTCGTTTCGTGTTTGATCGCTACGATGAAACCGCACCCTGGCAGGTCACCACGGACGATGGCAGGATCGATCTCAGGTTTGAGCCATCGGGGGTTCGGCGGGAGCGACTCAATGCATGGCTGATTGCGTCCAATTTTCGCCAGTATATCGGTACCTTCTCCGGCTCGGTGCGCGACGAGGCGGGCAACTCAATCCCCGTAGACGGGCTACGGGGATTGATGGAGGATCACTTCGCACGCTGGTAG
- a CDS encoding DUF1244 domain-containing protein: MTTPIPEQSQTEIEAAAFRKLVKHLREHTEVQNLDLMNLAGFCRNCLSKWYRAEAAERGFELSDPDAREIIYGMPYEEWKTRYQQGPKQDHKA; this comes from the coding sequence ATGACAACCCCGATCCCAGAACAATCGCAGACGGAAATCGAAGCCGCCGCGTTTCGAAAGCTGGTTAAACATCTGCGCGAGCACACTGAGGTACAGAATCTTGACCTGATGAACCTGGCAGGGTTTTGTCGCAATTGCCTCTCCAAATGGTATCGCGCCGAAGCCGCCGAGAGAGGCTTCGAGCTGTCTGACCCGGACGCCCGGGAGATCATCTATGGCATGCCTTATGAAGAGTGGAAAACCCGCTATCAGCAAGGACCCAAACAGGATCATAAGGCATGA
- a CDS encoding HPP family protein, whose protein sequence is MTVLAYEIMTPSIKAVPQSWTMDRLARFLTDNEITGSPVTDETGEIVGIATLKDITEFRWNASRSESDARMTPEEEKEARRLRMAIFEEMGKVPVEVRDIMTPIVLSVDERTPVRDIADIMMREHLHRIFIAKDEKITGIVTTYDMLKLISDQELTNRCAGNG, encoded by the coding sequence ATGACCGTTCTCGCTTACGAGATCATGACCCCGAGCATCAAGGCCGTACCCCAATCCTGGACGATGGACCGTCTGGCCAGGTTCCTCACCGACAACGAAATCACCGGTAGCCCGGTTACCGACGAAACCGGCGAGATCGTCGGCATTGCCACCCTAAAGGACATCACCGAATTCCGCTGGAACGCCAGCCGGTCCGAATCCGACGCCCGCATGACCCCGGAAGAAGAAAAGGAAGCCCGGCGCCTGCGCATGGCCATTTTTGAGGAAATGGGCAAGGTGCCGGTGGAAGTGCGTGACATCATGACCCCTATCGTTTTATCGGTTGACGAGCGAACGCCTGTGCGCGACATTGCCGATATTATGATGCGTGAACACCTGCACCGGATTTTCATCGCCAAAGACGAAAAGATCACCGGTATTGTGACCACGTACGACATGCTTAAACTGATCTCCGACCAGGAGCTCACCAACCGCTGTGCCGGGAACGGCTGA
- a CDS encoding PhoH family protein — MPRASQARRKMYVLDTNVLIHDPNALLNFEEHDVIIPMTVLEELDSLKSGKQAVAADCRQAIRNIDKLLGDASPGEIEKGVPIVRGKKAEPLGALSILMSTDYQGNHGLPEHLNDNKIINTLAALQTRHTSRDIILVSKDINMRLKARGFGVEAQDYHNDMLLDDIDLLPKGYKEFPNSFWDTIEKVETIQREGITEHILRREGDLARLTINEFVIDEQGFVGKVSDVGEDQIVIRDLHQHDLMHEEVWGLVPRDIYQAIALNLLLDPDIHLVNLTGSAGSGKTILALAACIEMTVASKLYKRIIATRSTQGLDEDIGFLPGTEAEKMEPWLGAIVDNLEALHEDDENMTASVDYILSKVPLHFKSMNYIRGRSFQHSLIIIDESQNLTPHQIKTIITRAGNGSKVICLGNLAQIDTPYLSALSSGLTYMTERFKSFRHGGHIHLQGVPRSVLAEYAEANL; from the coding sequence ATGCCAAGAGCATCGCAGGCTCGCAGAAAGATGTATGTCCTCGACACCAACGTCCTCATCCACGACCCGAACGCCCTCCTGAACTTTGAAGAACACGACGTCATCATCCCGATGACAGTCCTCGAAGAACTCGACAGTCTGAAATCCGGCAAACAGGCCGTTGCTGCCGATTGCCGACAGGCCATCCGCAACATCGACAAGTTGCTGGGTGACGCCAGCCCCGGAGAAATCGAGAAAGGCGTACCCATCGTGCGCGGCAAGAAGGCAGAACCGCTCGGCGCGTTATCGATACTGATGAGCACGGACTACCAGGGCAACCATGGCCTGCCCGAGCACCTGAACGACAATAAGATCATCAATACCCTGGCGGCCCTGCAAACCCGCCACACGTCGCGGGACATCATCCTTGTCAGCAAGGACATCAACATGCGGTTGAAGGCCCGGGGCTTCGGCGTGGAGGCCCAGGACTACCACAACGACATGCTGCTGGACGATATTGACCTGCTGCCGAAAGGGTACAAAGAATTCCCGAACTCGTTCTGGGACACTATCGAGAAGGTCGAAACCATCCAGCGGGAGGGTATTACCGAACACATCCTTCGTCGTGAGGGCGACCTGGCCAGGCTGACCATCAACGAGTTCGTGATTGATGAACAGGGATTCGTTGGCAAGGTGTCTGATGTGGGCGAAGACCAGATTGTCATTCGGGATCTGCACCAGCACGATCTGATGCACGAGGAAGTCTGGGGCCTCGTACCGCGGGATATATACCAGGCCATTGCCCTGAACCTGCTGCTGGACCCGGATATCCACCTGGTAAACCTGACCGGTTCCGCCGGCTCCGGTAAAACCATCCTCGCCCTCGCGGCCTGTATCGAAATGACGGTTGCCAGCAAGTTGTACAAACGCATCATCGCCACCCGCAGCACCCAGGGCCTGGACGAAGACATTGGCTTCCTCCCCGGCACCGAGGCGGAGAAAATGGAGCCCTGGCTGGGCGCCATCGTGGACAACCTCGAAGCTCTCCACGAAGACGATGAGAATATGACCGCCAGCGTGGACTACATCCTCAGCAAGGTGCCACTGCACTTCAAGTCGATGAACTACATTCGCGGCCGCAGCTTCCAGCACAGCCTGATCATCATCGACGAATCCCAGAACCTGACGCCGCATCAGATCAAAACCATCATCACCCGTGCTGGCAACGGCTCCAAGGTGATCTGCCTGGGCAACCTGGCTCAGATCGACACTCCTTATCTGAGCGCCCTGAGCTCGGGACTCACCTACATGACCGAGCGCTTCAAGAGTTTCCGCCATGGCGGACACATCCACCTGCAGGGCGTCCCGCGCTCTGTTCTGGCGGAGTACGCCGAAGCGAACCTCTAA
- a CDS encoding HopJ type III effector protein — MIVNDAVRIHLASVEAGHGDFDDTLALIDRFFDYQPTGFHNGPLYNGTGENAGSCRVFSLAQYCNLTESDTLRLFAQHYQQVLDEPAGESHSNIRQFMGTGWSGIRFDGPALRKRPGTTQDDTTEETHP, encoded by the coding sequence ATGATCGTCAATGACGCGGTTCGTATCCACCTGGCATCGGTTGAGGCCGGCCATGGCGACTTTGATGACACCCTGGCTCTGATTGACCGATTTTTCGACTATCAGCCCACCGGGTTCCACAACGGACCGCTGTACAATGGCACCGGCGAGAACGCCGGTTCATGCCGGGTATTTTCCCTGGCCCAATACTGCAACCTGACCGAGTCCGACACGTTGCGTCTGTTTGCCCAACACTACCAGCAGGTGCTGGATGAACCGGCAGGTGAAAGCCATAGCAATATCCGCCAGTTCATGGGCACCGGCTGGTCCGGTATCCGCTTCGACGGCCCGGCGCTTCGCAAGCGCCCGGGCACCACTCAGGACGACACCACGGAAGAGACCCATCCATGA
- the minC gene encoding septum site-determining protein MinC, which produces MSETAVSGVKQCFQLKSANVSMTALELYFFDDDDFESTLRDKVSQAPGFFKDIPLIISLEKYEGLSSELDFFKIIGACRRHNIHVIGVRGGNDDQRRLARGASLALLPGGNQRDREIDTAPATESAAAEPTENPTPARVENPGEPAPAKIINQPVRSGQQVYAPEGDLIILAPVQAGAEVLAAGNVHVYGPLRGRALAGIHGAEHARVFCQSLEAELVSIAGHYKISEDLQDNGWKNAVQIQLRDDLLVVTPLEKA; this is translated from the coding sequence ATGAGCGAAACTGCCGTATCCGGGGTAAAGCAGTGTTTCCAACTGAAAAGTGCGAACGTTTCCATGACCGCACTGGAGCTGTACTTTTTTGACGATGACGACTTCGAAAGCACGCTCAGGGACAAAGTCAGCCAGGCACCCGGATTCTTCAAGGACATCCCCCTGATCATCAGCCTGGAAAAGTACGAGGGGCTAAGCAGCGAACTGGATTTTTTCAAGATCATCGGCGCCTGCCGCCGCCACAATATCCATGTCATCGGCGTACGCGGTGGCAACGATGATCAGCGTCGCCTGGCACGCGGTGCGTCACTGGCGCTACTTCCCGGTGGCAACCAGCGCGACCGCGAAATCGATACTGCACCGGCCACGGAATCCGCCGCCGCTGAACCGACCGAAAATCCGACTCCCGCCAGAGTCGAGAATCCAGGTGAGCCAGCGCCCGCGAAAATCATCAACCAGCCGGTCCGTTCCGGCCAGCAGGTTTACGCGCCCGAGGGCGACCTGATCATCCTTGCGCCGGTTCAGGCCGGTGCCGAAGTGCTTGCGGCCGGCAACGTTCATGTGTATGGACCATTGCGCGGTCGCGCCCTCGCGGGCATTCACGGTGCGGAACATGCACGGGTATTCTGCCAGTCTCTTGAAGCAGAGCTTGTGTCCATCGCCGGACACTATAAAATCTCCGAAGATCTTCAGGACAACGGCTGGAAAAACGCCGTACAGATCCAGCTCAGGGACGACCTGCTGGTGGTAACGCCACTGGAGAAGGCCTGA
- a CDS encoding phosphatase PAP2 family protein, with translation MPSTSKASRFFNVVDQREFALCQSINRSLRFRPVQGYFKVVSRLGDGWLWYLVILSMPVLMPQTGLAIALLMVATGLTCTITYKLLKRWLIRERPFISFPSINCGTPPLDRYSFPSGHTLHAVCFNTVLAMTAPEMAWLLLPFTLSVAASRVVLGLHYPSDVAAGALIGGCLGLASVNGLHDLFIQIAAVA, from the coding sequence ATGCCCTCCACAAGCAAAGCATCTCGCTTCTTTAACGTGGTGGATCAGAGGGAGTTTGCCCTCTGCCAGTCCATCAACCGGTCTCTGCGGTTTCGCCCGGTTCAGGGGTACTTCAAGGTTGTCAGCCGGCTGGGTGATGGCTGGCTATGGTATCTGGTCATCCTGTCGATGCCAGTGCTTATGCCTCAGACCGGGCTCGCCATCGCGCTGCTGATGGTGGCCACCGGTCTGACCTGCACCATTACCTACAAGCTGCTGAAGCGTTGGCTGATCCGTGAGCGCCCGTTTATATCGTTTCCGTCGATCAACTGCGGCACACCGCCCCTGGACCGTTACAGCTTTCCGTCCGGTCACACCTTACATGCCGTCTGCTTCAATACGGTGCTCGCCATGACGGCGCCTGAGATGGCCTGGCTGTTGTTGCCATTCACACTGAGTGTTGCCGCCTCCCGGGTCGTGCTCGGCCTTCACTATCCCAGCGATGTGGCGGCAGGCGCCTTGATCGGCGGCTGCCTGGGCCTGGCTTCGGTTAACGGCCTGCACGACCTGTTTATTCAAATAGCCGCAGTTGCATAA